From a region of the Gossypium raimondii isolate GPD5lz chromosome 10, ASM2569854v1, whole genome shotgun sequence genome:
- the LOC105777713 gene encoding membrane-associated 30 kDa protein, chloroplastic isoform X2 has translation MAVKSHIISGFTIPLKPTASSSSSGNSSTLCLVKKPLTSSFFNGGASLKLTSLRSVPGRSHCYRQRGGALGTRMNLFDRFARVVKSYANALLSSFEDPEKILDQAVLEMNDDLVKMRQATAQVLASQKRLENKYKAAQQASEDWYRKAQLALQKGEEDLAREALKRRKSFADNANSLKAQLDQQQTVVDNLVSNTRLLESKIQEAKSKKETLKARAQSAKTATKVNEMVGNVNTGSALAAFEKMEEKVLAMESEAEALGQLTTDDLEGKFALLESTSVDDDLAKMKRELSGSSQKGELPPGRTVSASNNTAFPYRDSEIEMELNELRRKAKDF, from the exons ATGGCTGTCAAGTCTCACATAATCTCAGGATTTACCATCCCATTGAAACCCACTGCTTCTTCTTCAAGCTCCGGGAATAGTAGCACCCTCTGTTTAGTTAAGAAACCACTCACTTCTTCCTTCTTCAATGGCGGAG CTTCCCTAAAACTTACAAGCTTAAGGAGTGTTCCTGGAAGATCTCATTGTTATAGACAAAGAGGAGGTGCCCTTGGTACGCGCATGAACCTTTTTGATCGGTTTGCTAGAGTTGTTAAG TCGTATGCAAATGCACTCTTAAGTTCCTTTGAAGACCCAGAGAAAATTTTAGACCAAGCTGTGCTTGAAATGAATGATGACTTGGTAAAGATGAGACAGGCCACAGCGCAA GTATTAGCGTCTCAAAAACGGTTGGAAAATAAGTACAAAGCTGCACAACAGGCTTCTGAAGATTG GTACCGTAAAGCACAGCTGGCTCTGCAGAAAGGAGAAGAGGATCTTGCACGTGAAGCCCTTAAGAGGCGTAAATCTTTTGCT GATAATGCTAATTCATTGAAAGCTCAACTTGATCAACAGCAAACTGTTGTTGATAATCTTGTCTCTAACACACGG CTTTTGGAGAGCAAGATACAAGAGGCAAAGTCGAAGAAAGAGACTTTGAAAGCTCGTGCTCAATCTGCAAA AACTGCAACTAAAGTCAATGAGATGGTGGGAAATGTCAACACTGGCAGTGCTTTAGCAGCTTTTGAGAAGATGGAAGAGAAAG TTTTGGCAATGGAGTCTGAAGCAGAAGCCCTTGGGCAGTTAACCACTGATGATCTTGAAGGAAAG TTTGCATTACTTGAGAGCACATCAGTTGATGATGATCTTGCAAAAATGAAAAGGGAACTCTCTGGTAGCTCGCAG AAAGGAGAGCTTCCACCTGGAAGAACTGTTTCTGCTAGCAATAATACAGCATTTCCTTATCGAGATTCTGAGATTGAGATGGAGCTCAATGAACTGAGGCGAAAGGCAAAGGACTTCTAA
- the LOC105776380 gene encoding transcription initiation factor TFIID subunit 1: MGHSSFQDEDDDEEEYEEEAGGSNRLLGFMFGNVDNSGDLDADYLDDDAKEHLAAVADKLGPSLTDIDLSEKSPHTPADAADQDYDEKYENAIDYEDIDEEYEGPETQAATEEDHLLPKKEYFTADVSSALEPKTSVFDDENYDEDEESEEVVVEPEEHLAATFEVGKSPGHDVHCGSSDSEDQVDGTEDLQEEPDAPEEPLDSKGSTPLPVLCVEDGMVILRFSEIFGIHEPLKKAAKRDRGYFTHREKYKSMDASDLVEEDEEAFLKDAGQGFSFIGWENAIQQDRSEFTDDALVKGGLEISEHSEEHVKDSYSNPEAMKEGVVVNLSSGLQSPSRPRFFPLDQLDWEEQIVWDNSPARSGNSLESPEISVSDLEASVSRETIPEAGQNLLSEQSTESYKKDHDSGLCHSSIVLESLDSKTSSGPMDLPFLESRFHPQLLRLESQLRVDSLNDSDGKTGVTMDPDKSDVMKCFRKLTLQNTDITEGSWLDNIIWEPHSVIAKPKLILDLQDEQMLFEILDNNESKHLQLHAGAMVIARSAKPSSRSSEVSDHKHQSGWQFNIANDKFYLNRKVSQQLQSNPNKRMAHGVRVHHSAPALKLQTMKLKLSNKDLANFHRPRAIWYPHDIEVAVRQQGRLPTQGPMKVILKSLGGKGSKLHVDAEETVSSVKAKASKKLDFKPSETVKIFYLGKELEDDMSLAAQNVPPNSLLHLIRTRIHLWPRAQKLPRENKSLRPPGAFKKKSDLSVKDGHVFLMEYCEERPLLLSNVGMGANLCTYHQKTSSGDQTSGLLRNGNETLGNVLLLEPADKSPFIGDIKAGYSQSSLETNMYKAPIFSHKVPSTDFLLVRSPKGKLSIRRIDRIAVVGQQEPLMEVFAPGSKNIQTYLMNRMLVYVYREFSASAKRGLIPFMGTDELFTHFPNLSDAIVRKKLKECAYLRRDKNGRQIWSMKPDFHIPPEGVLRKLVSPEHVCAYESMQAGLYRLKHLGITRLTTLTSVSSAMSQLPDEAIALAAASHIERELQITPWNLSSNFVACTSQDRDNIERLEITGVGDPSGRGLGFSYVRTAPKAPVSNAVMKKKTAAARGGSSVTGTDADLRRLSMEAAREVLLKFNVPDEVIAKQTRWHRIAMIRKLSSEQAASGVKVDPTTISKYARGQRMSFLQLQQQTREKCQEIWDRQIQSLSAVDGEENESDSEANSDLDSFAGDLENLLDAEEFEEGEEGNNNNKVDKADAVKGLKMRRRPYKAQAEEEIEDEAAEAAELCRLLMDDEDDQKKKKKKKNKAVTEDAGLTFGLQPRIGVESLQCVKKTSIIPKQIVRSTQSNGSYPLNENIVKDTKDIESRIFKGSVSGKLKGMKKNGMPNTGPLTKVKILGDNVKLFKEKKSSRETFVCGACGQLGHMRTNKHCPKYGEDPETQVEATELEKTPGKSTSLEPSGQSQLKMMKKKLITKSATKIAVVEASEGEKSSTNTKALPLKFKCSTDRPSDKLTSGGTQSSDIPVTSDPENGAKSAAKVSKIIISNRAKPDEMQVESHNVPVVIRHQVDTDRGQAESHKKSIVIKPPTNMERDQVEPHKPSVVIRPPADKDKDQPQKKIIIKRPKEVIDLDQLSQEGGTYPEYRKTKKIVELSSFEKHGKQESLRLMEPKARRKAKEERRWWEEEEKRRNVERIREDRARKLYEEEMRLLEERERFAEITRYTEDIRREREEEERQKAKKKKKKKAEIKEDYLEDYRTRRNDRRAPERDRGAKRKPVELGRYGAEYVPPTKRRRGGEVGLANILERIVETLRDNTEVSYLFLKPVSKKEAPDYLNIVKHPMDLSTIRDKVRRMEYKNQEEFRHDVWQIAYNAHIYNDGRNPGIPPLADQLLELCDYLLHEYSDNLAEAEAGIGEA, translated from the exons atggGTCACTCTAGCTTCCAAG ATGAAGATGACGATGAAGAAGAATACGAGGAGGAAGCTGGTGGGAGTAATCGGCTTCTGGGTTTTATGTTTGGGAATGTCGATAACTCCGGTGATCTTGATGCTGATTATCTTGATGAC GATGCAAAGGAACATCTCGCTGCGGTAGCAGACAAGCTGGGTCCATCTCTTACAGATATAGAT TTGTCAGAAAAATCACCGCACACTCCAGCTGATGCCGCTGACCAAG ATTATGATGAGAAGTATGAAAATGCTATTGACTATGAAGATATTGATGAGGAGTATGAAGGTCCAGAGACTCAAGCTGCTACTGAGGAGGACCATTTACTTCCCAAAAAGGAATATTTTACTGCTGATGTTTCTTCTGCTTTGGAGCCTAAAACCTCCGTGTTCGATGATGAAAATTATGACGAGGATGAGGAAAGTGAAGAGGTGGTAG TTGAGCCGGAAGAGCATCTTGCGGCAACATTTGAAGTGGGGAAATCTCCTGGGCATGATGTACATTGTGGCTCTTCAGACAGTGAAGATCAAGTAGATGGTACTGAAGATCTTCAG GAGGAACCTGATGCTCCAGAAGAGCCGTTGGATTCTAAAGGTTCCACACCTCTGCCTGTTTTATGTGTAGAAGATGGTATGGTAATCTTACGGTTTTCAGAAATATTTGGTATCCATGAGCCCTTGAAGAAAGCGGCCAAAAGAGACCGTGGCTATTTCACTCATAGAG AGAAGTACAAATCTATGGATGCTTCTGATCTTGTTGAAGAGGATGAAGAGGCGTTTCTAAAGGACGCTGGTCAAGGTTTCTCATTTATTGGTTGGGAAAATGCCATCCAACAAGATAGATCTGAATTTACGGATGACGCTTTGGTGAAAGGAGGCTTGGAAATTTCTGAACATAGTGAAGAGCATGTTAAGGATAGTTATTCAAATCCAGAGGCAATGAAAGAGGGGGTAGTAGTAAATCTTTCTTCTGGGTTGCAGTCACCTTCACGTCCAAGGTTTTTTCCTCTTGATCAGTTGGACTGGGAAGAACAAATTGTTTGGGACAATTCACCTGCAAGAAGTGGCAATTCTTTGGAGAGTCCTGAAATCTCTGTCTCTGATTTGGAGGCGTCAGTTTCAAGAGAGACCATTCCAGAGGCGGGGCAAAATCTACTTTCTGAGCAGTCTACAGAATCCTATAAGAAGGACCATGATAGTGGCCTTTGTCATTCCTCTATTGTCTTGGAATCGTTAGACTCAAAAACTTCTTCAGGACCTATGGACCTGCCATTCTTGGAAAGCAGATTCCATCCCCAACTCTTGAGGCTGGAATCGCAGTTGAGAGTAGATTCCTTAAATGATTCTGACGGTAAAACAGGTGTTACCATGGATCCAGATAAAAGTGATGTGATGAAGTGTTTTAGAAAACTTACATTGCAAAACACAGATATAACTGAAGGGTCATGGTTAGACAATATTATATGGGAACCACATAGTGTTATTGCAAAGCCTAAGCTAATTCTTgatcttcaagatgaacagatgctttttgaaattttagataaCAATGAAAGTAAACATCTTCAACTTCATGCCGGGGCCATGGTCATTGCTCGATCTGCAAAGCCAAGCAGTCGTTCTTCCGAGGTCTCGGATCATAAACATCAATCTGGTTGGCAATTCAATATTGCTAATGATAAGTTCTACTTGAACCGTAAAGTTTCTCAGCAGTTACAATCAAATCCTAATAAACGCATGGCTCACGGTGTCAGAGTTCATCATTCAGCACCTGCACTTAAACTTCAAACAATGAAGTTGAAGTTGAGCAA TAAAGATTTAGCAAATTTTCACCGCCCAAGAGCAATATGGTATCCGCATGACATCGAGGTGGCTGTCAGGCAACAAGGGAGGCTGCCAACACAAGGACCCATGAAAGTCATATTGAAGAGCTTGGGAGGCAAAGGTAGCAAACTACATGTTGATGCTGAGGAAACGGTCTCTTCTGTAAAAGCAAAGGCTTCTAAAAAGCTAG ATTTCAAGCCATCAGAAacagtgaaaatattttatcttgGGAAGGAGCTTGAAGACGATATGTCTCTTGCTGCCCAAAATGTTCCTCCAAATTCTCTGCTTCATCTTATTCGCACAAGAATACATTTGTGGCCAAGGGCACAAAAACTTCCGCGAGAGAATAAGTCTTTACGGCCTCCCGGGGCATTTAAGAAAAAATCTGATCTTTCTGTGAAAGATGGTCATGTCTTTCTTATGGA GTACTGTGAGGAGAGGCCTTTACTTTTGAGCAATGTGGGGATGGGTGCGAACTTGTGCACCTACCATCAGAAAACATCTTCTGGTGATCAAACTAGTGGATTGTTACGCAATGGAAACGAAACCTTGGGAAATGTTCTGCTTCTAGAGCCAGCTGATAAATCACCTTTTATTGGAGATATTAAAGCTGGCTATAGCCAGTCATCTCTAGAAACAAACATGTACAAGGCTCCCATATTTTCCCACAAGGTGCCATCAACTGACTTCCTATTGGTTAGGTCACCAAAGGGAAAGCTTTCCATACGACGTATTGATAGGATTGCTGTTGTAGGACAACAG GAGCCTCTCATGGAGGTATTTGCTCCTGGATCAAAGAATATTCAGACATATCTTATGAACAGAATGCTGGTTTATGTGTATCGGGAGTTTTCCGCGTCTGCCAAACGTGGTTTGATCCCATTCATGGGTACAGATGAGTTGTTTACTCATTTTCCTAACCTTTCAGATGCAATTGTCCGGAAAAAGCTGAAGGAATGTGCTTATTTGCGG AGGGATAAAAATGGACGACAGATTTGGTCCATGAAGCCAGATTTCCACATTCCACCTGAAGGCGTTCTTAGGAAGTTGGTGTCTCCGGAGCAT GTGTGTGCCTATGAAAGCATGCAAGCTGGCCTGTATCGGCTTAAACATTTAGGAATTACACGACTTACAACTCTTACCAGTGTTTCATCTGCAATGAGTCAACTCCCTGATGAAGCTATAGCTCTGGCTGCTGCATCACACATTGAACGGGAGCTGCAGATAACTCCATGGAATCTGAGTAGCAATTTTGTTGCATGTACAAGCCAG GACAGAGATAATATTGAGCGCCTGGAGATAACTGGTGTTGGTGATCCTTCTGGTCGAGGTTTAGGATTTAGCTATGTCCGTACCGCTCCAAAGGCTCCTGTGTCAAATGCtgtgatgaagaagaaaacagcAGCTGCTCGTGGAGGTTCTAGTGTGACTGGTACGGATGCTGACCTCCGCAGATTAAGCATGGAGGCAGCACGAGAG GTACTTTTGAAGTTCAATGTTCCTGATGAAGTGATTGCAAAACAAACTAGGTGGCACCGTATTGCAATGATACGCAAGCTCTCAAGTGAGCAAGCTGCATCAGGAGTCAAGGTTGATCCAACAACTATAAGCAAGTATGCACGGGGACAGCGAATGTCCTTTCTTCAGTTACAACAGCAAACCAGAGAAAAATGTCAGGAAATATGGGATCGCCAAATTCAGTCTCTTTCAGCTGTTGATggtgaagaaaatgaaagtgatTCTGAGGCAAATAGTGATCTTGATTCCTTTGCTGGCGACCTAGAAAATTTGCTTGATGCAGAGGAATTCGAAGAAGGGGAAGAAGGTAACAACAATAACAAGGTTGACAAAGCAGATGCTGTTAAGGGGCTCAAGATGAGAAGACGTCCCTATAAGGCTCAGGCAGAagaagaaattgaagatgaagCTGCTGAAGCTGCTGAATTATGTCGTTTACTCATGGATG ATGAGGATgaccaaaagaagaaaaaaaagaagaaaaacaaagctGTTACAGAAGATGCTGGGTTGACTTTCGGCTTACAACCACGCATTGGTGTTGAGAGTTTACAATGTGTTAAGAAAACAAGCATAATTCCCAAGCAAATTGTTCGTTCTACTCAATCTAATGGGTCATATCCTCTGAATGAGAATATTGTCAAGGATACAAAGGAT ATTGAAAGTAGAATTTTTAAAGGGAGCGTGTCTGGAAAGTTGaaaggaatgaaaaaaaatggtatGCCAAACACAGGTCCATTAACTAAAGTCAAAATATTGGGAGACAATGTTAAG TTGTTCAAGGAGAAGAAATCATCTAGAGAAACTTTTGTCTGTGGAGCTTGTGGTCAG CTTGGACACATGAGGACCAACAAGCACTGCCCCAAGTATGGAGAAGATCCAGAAACGCAGGTTGAAGCTACTGAGTTGGAAAAAACTCCAGGGAAATCAACTTCACTAGAACCCTCTGGTCAGTCCcaattgaagatgatgaaaaagaagCTCATAACTAAAAGTGCGACAAAGATAGCAGTTGTAGAAGCTTCGGAGGGTGAAAAATCTAGTACAAACACAAAAGCTCTTCCATTGAAATTCAAATGCTCTACTGATAGGCCGTCTGATAAACTTACTTCTGGAGGGACACAAAGTTCTGACATTCCAGTCACTTCTGATCCAGAAAATGGAGCCAAATCTGCTGCCAAGgttagtaaaataattatttccaACAGGGCTAAGCCTGATGAAATGCAGGTTGAGTCTCATAATGTGCCTGTTGTTATACGGCATCAAGTGGATACCGATAGAGGCCAAGCTGAATCCCATAAGAAATCTATTGTTATAAAGCCACCGACAAACATGGAGAGGGACCAAGTTGAACCTCATAAACCCTCTGTTGTCATACGCCCACCAGCGGATAAAGATAAGGATCaacctcaaaaaaaaattataatcaagcGACCGAAGGAAGTTATTGATTTGGATCAACTTAGTCAAGAGGGAGGCACTTATCCCGAGTacaggaaaacaaaaaaaatagttgaattGTCAAGCTTTGAGAAGCATGGGAAGCAGGAAAGCTTGCGATTAATGGAGCCAAAAGCAAGACGGAAAGCTAAAGAGGAGAGAAGATGGTGGGAAGAGGAAGAGAAGAGGAGAAATGTGGAGAGAATAAGAGAAGACAGGGCAAGGAAGCTTTATGAGGAAGAAATGAGACTGCTGGAAGAGCGAGAAAGATTTGCTGAGATCACAAGATACACTGAAGACATTCGAAGAGAGAGGGAGGAAGAGGAACGCCaaaaagcaaagaagaaaaagaagaaaaaggctGAAATAAAAGAGGATTATTTAGAAGACTACAGGACAAGAAGAAATGACAGAAGAGCACCGGAAAGAGATCGAGGTGCAAAAAGGAAACCTGTTGAGTTAGGACGATATGGTGCAGAGTATGTCCCTCCAACAAAGCGGCGCAGAGGGGGAGAG GTTGGTTTGGCCAACATCTTAGAGCGGATTGTAGAAACACTTAGAGATAATACCGAGGTGTCCTATCTGTTCTTAAAACCAGTGTCCAAGAAGGAGGCCCCTGACTACTTGAACATTGTAAAGCACCCAATGGATTTGTCCACAATAAGGGACAAGGTTAGGCGGATGGAATACaaaaatcaagaagaatttAGGCATGATGTATGGCAGATTGCCTACAACGCTCATATCTACAATGATGGTCGTAATCCTGGTATTCCTCCTCTTGCCGATCAGCTTTTGGAGCTTTGTGACTACTTGCTACATGAGTATTCTGATAACTTGGCTGAAGCTGAAGCAGGTATAGGGGAAGCTTAA
- the LOC105777713 gene encoding membrane-associated 30 kDa protein, chloroplastic isoform X1, translating into MAVKSHIISGFTIPLKPTASSSSSGNSSTLCLVKKPLTSSFFNGGVASLKLTSLRSVPGRSHCYRQRGGALGTRMNLFDRFARVVKSYANALLSSFEDPEKILDQAVLEMNDDLVKMRQATAQVLASQKRLENKYKAAQQASEDWYRKAQLALQKGEEDLAREALKRRKSFADNANSLKAQLDQQQTVVDNLVSNTRLLESKIQEAKSKKETLKARAQSAKTATKVNEMVGNVNTGSALAAFEKMEEKVLAMESEAEALGQLTTDDLEGKFALLESTSVDDDLAKMKRELSGSSQKGELPPGRTVSASNNTAFPYRDSEIEMELNELRRKAKDF; encoded by the exons ATGGCTGTCAAGTCTCACATAATCTCAGGATTTACCATCCCATTGAAACCCACTGCTTCTTCTTCAAGCTCCGGGAATAGTAGCACCCTCTGTTTAGTTAAGAAACCACTCACTTCTTCCTTCTTCAATGGCGGAG TAGCTTCCCTAAAACTTACAAGCTTAAGGAGTGTTCCTGGAAGATCTCATTGTTATAGACAAAGAGGAGGTGCCCTTGGTACGCGCATGAACCTTTTTGATCGGTTTGCTAGAGTTGTTAAG TCGTATGCAAATGCACTCTTAAGTTCCTTTGAAGACCCAGAGAAAATTTTAGACCAAGCTGTGCTTGAAATGAATGATGACTTGGTAAAGATGAGACAGGCCACAGCGCAA GTATTAGCGTCTCAAAAACGGTTGGAAAATAAGTACAAAGCTGCACAACAGGCTTCTGAAGATTG GTACCGTAAAGCACAGCTGGCTCTGCAGAAAGGAGAAGAGGATCTTGCACGTGAAGCCCTTAAGAGGCGTAAATCTTTTGCT GATAATGCTAATTCATTGAAAGCTCAACTTGATCAACAGCAAACTGTTGTTGATAATCTTGTCTCTAACACACGG CTTTTGGAGAGCAAGATACAAGAGGCAAAGTCGAAGAAAGAGACTTTGAAAGCTCGTGCTCAATCTGCAAA AACTGCAACTAAAGTCAATGAGATGGTGGGAAATGTCAACACTGGCAGTGCTTTAGCAGCTTTTGAGAAGATGGAAGAGAAAG TTTTGGCAATGGAGTCTGAAGCAGAAGCCCTTGGGCAGTTAACCACTGATGATCTTGAAGGAAAG TTTGCATTACTTGAGAGCACATCAGTTGATGATGATCTTGCAAAAATGAAAAGGGAACTCTCTGGTAGCTCGCAG AAAGGAGAGCTTCCACCTGGAAGAACTGTTTCTGCTAGCAATAATACAGCATTTCCTTATCGAGATTCTGAGATTGAGATGGAGCTCAATGAACTGAGGCGAAAGGCAAAGGACTTCTAA
- the LOC105778206 gene encoding protein PATRONUS 2, with product MASRTVSLIQDQNLNVQFNGKANISKALRKASTGGRKPLGDLSNSVNPTAKQISKKENSKIITFTEKETVAFKLPNDSSRKKSVPKASEKVQASGRKALSDISNSGKPHLQGTSKNQTAKLCIPEDISEEGFLHNHEECIKAQKRAISTNEFLRILGLDDFCKHSASAKQHSLSNKMEPTSPSRYAKMNEITAMLIEELSPPKHKLSRKLDSCPASPEAPDHYMQWDDPKYIPSFKLIESP from the exons ATGGCATCGCGTACTGTCAGTTTGATTCAAGATCAGAATCTAAATGTTCAGTTTAATG GCAAGGCTAATATCTCTAAAGCACTGAGAAAAGCCAGTACTGGTGGAAGAAAACCACTTGGTGATCTATCAAATTCAGTGAACCCAACCGCAAAGCAGATATCTAAAAAGGAGAATTCCAAGATCATTACTTTCACTGAGAAAGAAACAGTTGCCTTTAAACTCCCAAATGATTCAAGCAGGAAAAAGAGTGTCCCTAAGGCCTCAGAGAAAGTTCAAGCTAGTGGCAGGAAAGCTCTCTCTGACATTTCTAACTCAGGCAAGCCTCACTTGCAAGGAACATCAAAGAACCAAACTGCAAAGCTATGTATTCCAGAAGATATTTCAGAGGAAGGGTTTCTGCACAATCATGAAGAATGCATCAAAGCACAGAAAAGAGCTATAAGCACTAATGAATTTTTGCGGATCCTCGGATTAGATG atttCTGCAAACATTCTGCATCTGCAAAGCAACATTCATTGTCAAACAAAATGGAG CCTACAAGTCCTTCAAGGTATGCCAAAATGAACGAGATAACTGCAATGCTGATTGAAGAACTATCTCCTCCAAAGCATAAGTTGTCTAGGAAACTCGACTCTTGCCCAGCTAGTCCAGAGGCACCGGATCATTATATGCAGTGGGATGATCCTAAGTACATTCCCAGTTTTAAGTTGATAGAATCACCATAA
- the LOC105776381 gene encoding endochitinase EP3: MATFTVKNSLIAVILALILAGATPGIMVKAQCVNSCEQPNECCSQYGYCGEGPEFCGANCRGGPCTNNGVSIADIVTPEFFNGILNQGSSCVGRNFYSREAFLDALTSFTRFARSGSVKDSRREIAAFFAHASHETERFCHIEETDGAKKDYCNETVTEYPCAPGKGYYGRGPLQLSWNYNYGPAGLELGFDGLGAPETVANDPVIAFKAALWFWTKNVAAAISQGFGATIEAINPMECGGGEPRKVQSRIDYFTGYCNQLGVTPGGSLNC, translated from the exons ATGGCAACATTCACGGTGAAAAACAGTCTTATTGCTGTCATCCTAGCGCTCATTCTTGCTGGAGCCACGCCTGGAATCATGGTGAAAGCACAGTGTGTTAACAGTTGTGAACAACCAAATGAATGTTGCAGTCAATATGGGTACTGCGGAGAAGGTCCCGAGTTCTGCGGCGCAAACTGCCGAGGGGGTCCTTGTACTAACAATGGCGTTTCCATAGCTGACATCGTTACACCTGAATTCTTTAATGGGATATTGAATCAGGGCTCAAGTTGCGTAGGCAGAAACTTTTACTCCAGAGAAGCTTTTCTTGATGCTCTCACGTCTTTCACTCGCTTTGCAAGGTCTGGCTCAGTTAAAGATTCCAGGCGTGAGATTGCTGCTTTCTTTGCCCATGCGAGCCATGAAACTGAAC GTTTTTGCCACATAGAAGAGACAGATGGGGCCAAGAAGGATTACTGCAATGAGACAGTGACAGAGTATCCATGCGCTCCGGGCAAAGGTTACTATGGGCGTGGACCATTGCAACTATCATGGAACTACAATTATGGGCCAGCTGGTTTGGAGCTTGGGTTCGATGGTTTAGGTGCTCCAGAAACGGTGGCCAATGACCCTGTTATCGCCTTCAAAGCTGCCCTATGGTTTTGGACCAAAAATGTTGCAGCAGCCATAAGCCAAGGATTTGGGGCGACCATTGAAGCCATTAATCCAATGGAGTGTGGTGGTGGAGAGCCTCGGAAAGTGCAGTCTCGGATTGATTACTTCACAGGGTATTGTAATCAACTTGGTGTTACTCCTGGGGGTAGTCTCAACTGTTAG